The DNA window CTTTGACGAAGCATATGTGACTATGCCCGTAAAAGAAGCTTTCAGTGCGGTTCCTTTTCCCACACTAATGTCCAGACCCCTGTGAAATTTCTTGGTTTTTAGTATTGGATGTGTTCTGTTGCCGTATCCGCTTGTAATTGTAGTTCCTGAAACAGGCCATAGCATATACTTATTTATTTCATAACCTGTATCTTTAGATCTTTCAATGGTTTGAACAGAATCTTTTGTTTTTACTGATGCAGCGAGAGGTTCTTTTTCTTTATACTCTCCTCCAGATGCACTATTTTTGCTGTATTTCTCAGATTTGTCCGCATATTGCCTGTTTTGTGAATCCTTATTCTCAGAAATACGTTTATTTCCTGCGATTTTTTCCTTATCTCTTATCTCTGAAATTTCAGATGTTTTTCCCGATATTATCAGGTTCTTCACTGCTGTTTTTTCTTCATATATCAGCTTTTCCTGATTGCTTAGATTATACGCTGCATTCTCATAAACCATATTTCCTTTCAGACTTAGAAGAACACTTTCTGTAATCACAGGATTTTTTATCAAAAGGTATTTTTTATTCTGAATTCCCATCCCTGCGAGATCAGGATTCAGTTTTAGGATTTCTTCCTCATTTATATGAAATTTTTCAGTTATTTTTTCTATTGTATCATCCCCGCCTACTTTATAAAAAATAACCGGTTCATTATATAAAACTACCCTGTCTCCCACTTCCAAAGCAGGTTTTCCTATAAGATACGGATTATTATATAAAATAATTTCAGGCTCAATCCCTAATTTCTCTCCCAAAGTCCTTATACTCACAGATTCTGTAACAACATAAATAGAGCCTGTGATAAAAAGTCTGTAAATAAAAAAATCTTTTTATGATAAACTAAAAACAGGAGGACTTTATTAT is part of the Sebaldella sp. S0638 genome and encodes:
- a CDS encoding LysM peptidoglycan-binding domain-containing M23 family metallopeptidase, with protein sequence MGEKLGIEPEIILYNNPYLIGKPALEVGDRVVLYNEPVIFYKVGGDDTIEKITEKFHINEEEILKLNPDLAGMGIQNKKYLLIKNPVITESVLLSLKGNMVYENAAYNLSNQEKLIYEEKTAVKNLIISGKTSEISEIRDKEKIAGNKRISENKDSQNRQYADKSEKYSKNSASGGEYKEKEPLAASVKTKDSVQTIERSKDTGYEINKYMLWPVSGTTITSGYGNRTHPILKTKKFHRGLDISVGKGTALKASFTGIVTYASSKGGYGNLIELERSDGIRVRYAHLDKISVNKGDTVKEGQIIGATGNTGLSTGPHLHFEILIDGEPVDPKKWNYF